CTCCATCACAAAGATGAGCTTTTTCTATACTATTATCTCATTTATAGCTAAATTAATAAACTAACAACAAACTTACTGTTGACACTGTTATTCTGttggattttttcatttgttgcttGAGTTACAGATGTGGTGGGCTCAGGCAGAGTTaagaaattaaacacagaatACTTGTCTCGTTTCACTTTTGGTAGCCCAACAATGGAAGAACtagagggaaataaaaatgtttgttgaTTATCGTTTTCAACACAGAAAAGGCCTCAAATTATCTACAACAAGCTGAAACACCTACAGTAGTCCTTAAAACACATACTATTTTGTCAGAAGTCACCATGTTTAATGAGGCAAATAAAAACATTGGGCAGTTCTATATTACATTTACTATGACACAAAGAGAAAACATCAAGCCAGATTTTCCACAAGCAAATGAAAAACTCAGGATTTtcaaaaagtatgaaaaatatcAGTATCAATCATCTTACTCAGGATATGGATCAGGAACATTAAATCTTTTACACAACAGTTTTTCAGGATGCCATTCAAACTTGTCTCTTGTGAGTTTGCCAAACATCTTCATCTTCACAGCAGTTTCCTTATCATCAATATCATTCTGAAAAAGTCAAACATTTCTAGCTGCTAAATAAGTAACAACTTACTGAATTGACTATTACTGTTTTAAGACTTAAAAACAGGAcagaaacataaatatttaagtgtAGTTTAACAAATCACTGCTTTGTATGCAGTGAGTGTTTTCAAAAGTTTGCTGaagagaagggcaacaaaacaTTGACATTATATCTACAAAAGAgtgttaaagaaaaagaattttgaaagtcAGGGTTAAGGCAGCAACTGCAGCTCCAATGTACTAAAAGACTGTGAACAGCATATACCTCTTGGTCCCGAGGAACTTCGACTTTGTCAACATCATCTTCATATTTGGCCCGGGTAAACCTGGATGACAGTGTTGAATTTGAGGATTTGTAAAACATTGCTGCACGGAAGAACTCCTCTTGTTCTCTTCCTCGCTCCCATTCTGTCATACTCGGATCTAAATAATGCTCCAATGTATCTACTATAAAATAAGGAGAGAAATGCTCAGCAGAGATTACAGCTTACTTAGGTCTgatgctttttaaacaaaaaataagacaATAAGCAAACATCCTTGCAAGTATTTAATGAGTATTTAGTTTAAGGATAGTATTAATCTCAACTGTGTTATTCCTTGATTAAGCGAGGTAGTTTTTCAAGACGGCAAGAATGATAGCATTTGCCAAATGCAAGacagatattttaaataattttacttgtAATGCTGACTCCTTACTCATTGCCCCTAAGGAATGTTCAAAATACTTTATGTATTTAataggtgttttaaaaaaaaaaaagtataatccAAAGCTTTATCAAATAactaaaacacagaacaaaaaagttCACCAGCAAGCAAGCCTGGCCAGGCTTTGGTAACTTCAAGGGGCTTTCCGATAGATAAATTGCCCACTGATAAATACAGAATTTGGACACAGGTTTTTGTAAACAATACAGACCCTGTTTAAAGCAACAGGTTCACATCTGCTCCCAGAAAGAATAGGAAATAACACCAGCCAAGCAAAGACACTCTTACAAACAGAATTTTAATAATTCAAGGTATTTAAATATTCCTGCATTTTCATCATCATTACTAAGGAAGCACTTACAGTCAGTCATAAAAGAATACTCAATTTTAGACAGGGAAAAACCCACTTCCTTCCTGAATGGAGGAACTATGGGTTCAAAGCTCAAGTACTCTGTCCCAATGCAGTAACCAGAAAAGGCTACTGACCAGGAAATCTTTTTTCATGTAGTGaaaaggattatttaaaaaaatcctaaaataacaAAACCAGGTTTTCTACCCAACACTACACCCTTTCCTCTGCAAAACTTTGCTGAtgccctttttcttcttccccaatAGCCCCTTTGGTAcctgaaaatttaaaaacaaaccaacccctactttttttattttaagacaatCTATATTCACCTGCTGCTGCTGATCTCCCTAGGTCAGATTTCAGCTTTTTATGCCTTACAGAAAAATCACAGTACTCGGGAACTCACCACAAGCCATCGTGAGTACCTGGTTTAATGTAAGACACACCACAGTATGATTTAATAGCACACACCTAAACAAAACAGGAGACCAAAACAGCACGAGAACAGCAGATGAagagggctgggtttttttggtttcgAGTAAGAGCTCTGCATGTATGCTATGATTTTACAGCCACGAATTTTTCTGAGAACTTAAGTGACAGTATCCAAAGAACATGTAATACAAGCTTTGACAAGTGTGAACTACTTCATTGACTTTAGGGTCCTTATCTCCTCTGGAAGTATAGGGTATgggtttcttttgatttttcctgctgttctacTGTGATCTGATAATCCTTCTGCCTTTATAGGATCTGTCAGTTTTACTCCTCAAAAGAAGCAAACTAAATGAAAATGCTTGTTCCATGCATAGTTTATGGTACTTATCAAAGCTGAAGTCTATTTTGGCAAATGAAAGAAGGGAAACCCAGGCAATTAAGTAGAACTTCGCTTCTGCTACAGCATAAAAGTATGAAATGTAATGCCTAAAATCAAGTCTTGCTGACACTTAAATTACTGAGCAGTTTTCCTAAAGTCAACACAATTAAATAcctgtaaaaattttttttaatattggccCTAAAAAGAAGTAGAGGGAGAAACGCTGTGGAATTCAGGAAGAGAACTCATAGTGAACATAAAATgcatcagaacaaaaaaaaagggaaaaaagaaaaggaaaataaatcgattaagtattttttcagagaaaaattaaagtgtCAGGATTAATCTCTCCAGTtacctttttctccttgtttaaGACTTTTCACAAAACTTTcatatcttttttgtttttctggattTCTTGCAAATGGTTTGAAGTCACTAGAACCAGCATTTGCTAACTGCCCCCCCAACAACATTTGCCATTTTTGAGAAGCATCATCTGGGGAGGCTGGCTGGAATCTGCTATTTCGTGACTGCTGAGgcagtatttttgctttcatttgttgTTCAGATGCTTGTTTCACTTCTTTGAGTCTTTCTCTATCTTTCTCAGACAGGTATTCCAAaacagaaggagccggacctaaaaccaaaaaaagcagtaagaggtaaattgaaatgaaaacaactaTTTCTGCCACTTTAGTGGAGGAAAAAAGCCGACCACTATGCATATACATTCAGAGAAAATGCTCTTAAGCAGCAATAAACAGTATAATGGCAGACATTGCAGATAAAAAATTGGCTACTATTACATGTTTTATGCTATTTACCACATATTTACGTATTACTTTGTTAACTTTACAATTGTAGATACAAATGCAAACCACATTTACAAATTACCTTTTTAGTGAATTTGAATGTATTTCAGTGAAACCctcattttacaggaaaaaaaacctctcataGGCTACTATATTCCAAATTCATAATAaggccacaaagaaaaaaaaaccaaacaccacaacAAAACACAATCCCACACATACTTAAATCTTTTAAAGaggaaaagtaaatgaaaatacaggCAGGTATGTCAACAATTCATCTGTTGAGATGAAACTGAACAATAGTAAGGTATTCTAGCTAAGCCAGCTAGTGTTAGTATGTTTATATTAGAAAATAGTGTTCAAGACTAGACCAAATTTTTGCTGTTATATAAACAAACAGGGGACCTGAAACACAAGCAAATGTGCAGTCACATATATCAATACCTTTTAGACCAGTCTCTCCTAGTCGTTCCCTCCTCTGAGATGCATTCAAAGCATGCCTGCTTTGTTGTGTCGTATCACTCTCAAGTTTTCCAGCTGATTCCTCTAATGCCTTCTGTAACTGGTAGTTTTCATTCCCAGCTGCTATCACAGGTCGAAAGTAATGGACTGGTCTGTAATTTCGTGGCAGGTCAGGTGGTGGATAAATCTTGGCAGGGGGATGATAAAACAAAAATCCACTGAGAGAGAAATACAACTTTGTATTTAACACTTACAAGTGTGTTTCAGAAAAAGTCACCTCAATCTAAAAATTCCTCAATTTACATCTTAGCAGTAGAAAGAGATATTACAAGCTACTGCTTCTTTTAGACCCTGTCAGCAAGTGGCATTGTAATACAGACTTTGGGAACAAACTGTTATATTGTTTATACGTAATGATtatgaaaaatcagaaagcatgCACATCAAGCCACCACAAAATTAACAAGAGTCTTAATATGCATTGCTTTTATTTGAGAAAATGCTCTTGATATTGcttaataattacattttttttaaatggaagtcaCATGATTTAATCAGTTAATTGGACTACTGAGTACTTCTGTGCTTACTGTATTTTAATGTCTTTCAAACTCCTTTTCCCCCATGTTCTTCATTCAAGCTGTTACTTCAAAGGTTATCCCTGTGCCTCCTATATGACTCAATTTTATATACCACACacgttcttcctttttcttcattagaAAGAGGACCATGTCACACAATTCTGTTTGTCATTctaatttatacaaatatatacgGCATAGATGATGCAAACCTGAGAGGAGGGGTAACAAATGAACTTCTCACTAAAATAGTGAAGTGGATGAAGCATGGGGCCTGatttttacagaaaactgaatGTCACATCTGAAAGATCTAGAAGTAAAAGatgtacatttttttatttcaaagttaaatCAAACCATTTCTGCAACTTTATGCCAAGTAACAGTGGATAGTGTGGAAGGCATTTGTTCAAAGCCAGTACGTATGCAAAGTTTAATTCATCCAGTAGTCTGACAAATTTTAGGTTTGTATTGAATAGCCTCCAACACTATAATTTTGCTCATTCAGCAATCTTTATTGCTGACCAGAACTTTTATTTCTAAGAACGTAAAACAAATTGACCAACAGTAAAGTCCATACAGCTCACATGTCAATTTGCTGATGTTATTCTTAATACAAAAATATCAGTATCTGCTTACCTTGCTTGGAGTTGATGATTTTGATGCCAAGGAAAAACCATCCAAGATTTTGCCTATATATTTAACTTCTCTTTCAGACCCTGCAAAATGACCACAGAGTTGGtcaatatttaaaacatatatgtttggcaaaaagcattttttctgaatattttccatttttcaatatattttatgGAACATAATTGTAGTTCTTTGTCTTCActgcctttcatttaaaattaaggGTTCTGAATCTGGATTAGTATTACACAGCTAAAAAACTACTACCAGAGATTGCTGTAAGATGAACATGGCTAATAGTGAGGCAACAGTATCACTACTATGCATAGCTAACATCATGAGTGCCATTAATTGTGTACAACTAACATCAACAGGTACTCTAGAAATCACTACAGTATTTCACGCACTTAAAAGCTGCACTAAAGATAAAATTATATCAAGATAAAATTTACAAATGTTATTTGAAAAAACACAAgtgcatctaaaaaaaaaatctctttgcaagTATTGGGTCATATTTTGTCACCATGATTCATAATCATTTGTTTCCTTCAATGGAATTGAATGCTGTATCTCACAAAGCAGCACATattgtccttttaaaaatataatttgggGGTTTAATCTACATGGGatttttggaaattatttccagaTTTGGACACTTCAATATAGAAGGAGTTTCAGATATCAGGTCCAGAAGATACCAGaccactgaaaattaaaatatttggaaaacagagactaCACTTACACAatttccgcccccccccaaatacaAATTATGCTAGCTCTTTAGATAGAACTACAGTTCTTACTTTTTTTGGATTTATACTGCTTAGGCGCTGTCCAGCCATACAAGCCATCTCCAGGCTCCTCATCTTTTAGAACCGTATCATACTTTGACAGTGTTTCAGTTGCATAAatatcatcatcttcctcctctaaAGCTCCTACACCAAAAgcctaaaatatattttaaataaaaataatgagaattctaaagtataaaaataatacttttaagtCACACGTCAGAACACATCTACATGTATATCTATCCATCTATACTATATAAGATGTccagtatacatatatatactggGAAAACTGTACAGCTTCACAAAAAAAGTGCTACCAactagtggggaaaaaaaacaaccctgccTCACCGAACACAAAAGCAAACATATTCCACTCCCTTTGCAGGGAGTGACAGTGAGTTTGTTCTGTACAGGATGAGGACAGCAGCCTAATTCCACAAGGTAATACTTGCAGTCTGACTAAGAGCTTGTTAagttctcaaaaggaaaaaaatgtaagttcGCATGAAAACTAAACAAGTATAATTCCCAGTAAACTGACAGTGCTTCTACATAAGAACCACAAATACCTTGGAGGGAAGCAAAACCTCTCTAGCTGACAGATTCAACATTACTGAAAGTAAAATTGACAAATGTAAACTAAAAACATATTGAATATTCACTTTCTCTAATCAAAGTAACACAAGAATTTTCTCCACCCAGCTATTCAGAGTGAGGTATTTTATAGTTCTCTGTAACAATATCGATAAATGAAGGCATTTAAGAGTTCTAAGGATTTGCCCACATCTCAAGTAAAAAACGACCAAAAAAATCCTGTTCTCAAACCACAGTTCAGAGTTCTTATAATAACCTTACAAAGACTAGGTGccttccacagaagaaaaaaaccaaagtttaTTTAGATTTTAATGCACTaataataaaatgcattaaaaaatgtcCTTACCTGACCTGTAATACctagttttcttcctttactgtGTCTCAGATCACCAAGTAAATTGCTTGTGTCTTCAGAACCACCTGTAAAAAGATTCAGGTGTTCTCTTCCAGATACACCGAACAAAGCTTGTGAGGGGTCCAAACCCTTATAGCCAAGTCCATGGACATTCTCTTTTGGAGTCAAATCTACAGGCATTACATCTTTTGGTGCAAATGTCACATTCTCTGGCTGGTATTCATCCTCTTCATCCTCGTACAAAATAAAAGTATGTAACAGCAAATATGACTAAGAGTTTTGTATGTCAAGCTTTTACAACATTTAGTTAACATGAGACTAGGCAAGtttgcatttcttaaattatACATGAAAATATGTACGAGCTACACCTGCTTAGGTAGCAAAACAATAGATTTAGTTACATTAAAACCTTTCTTCACAATAAGCATAGTAagtatttatgaatattttaacaaaactGGAACTGCATGTTAAAATACTGTTCAAAGACATCAAAgaagttcttttttaaatgcGTTTGCACGTATTTTTACATAAGTCAACAAACAACTTTTGCCTGTTCAATACCTCAGAACCCTCAGACAGTCCAGGTGGTAACGCACAACCATATACTTTCACTGCAGGATCTGTAAAAGACATAATAGCATCATATTAAATTACAGTTCTTTATTAAATTTCTCTAAGATTAAAGAAACGGACCaaataaaaggagattttaaaatgaactctCTAATCAGTCTCTGAATGCTAACTTTCTATTAACAAGTTCAGGAACTTCACTGAACTTACCAGGTTTCTGCCTGCGTGGCTTTCTTTTGACTCGTGGTCCAattccttgtccttctttccagCCCATTTTTCGTAACAGTTCAACCCCAACTGTTAttctaagaagaaaacaaaagaaaaaaaaaattacctcaaaCCACATCTTTAATATTCATTGAGAAATAATAGACATATATAcctttcaaaattatgtttttatacCCCACTTTAAAATCAAATCTGAACGTATCAACATTTGCGTATACACTACATCGCAGTTTGTAAATGTCTACCCGGTACAACTGCACATATGAAACAAAAATCCAGGTGGAAGCCACTTAGAAAGTGTAACACTGCAGACCTTCCAATCTCTTTCACGGATTACTGTGGTCAAACATTACTTTTCTAACCAATACCACACTTATAAGTGAAAGGAATTGTTTggttaacatttatttaaatttacttACTTTGACGGTCCTATTAAATCATCAAATGCGGTGGTTCCTGGAATGGCAGCAACTACTCCTGCAATCTGTCtagctttctcttttattctgtCTTTAGCTTTGGATGCAAAGTCATCTGTGGTTGTAATATCTTTTGGTGCGATCCCAAATTCACTAAGATCCTGGAAAATATAGACAAAATGGCAAAATTAAGAATATGTTTCCCTCAAATGCTTACTTACTGTAATggtaaaggaaagaaaacaggatatGACCCTCATATTGGCTAAATTTTTCAAGCCatttttacagttgttttctCAATAACTTGAATGGTCGTATTTTAAACAGCATCAAAACTGTTTGTATTTTCTAATAGAGAAAGTGAAAGGGTtgaattttagggttttttaaatattgagATTACAGAAACTTCTTAAGTGAATCTATGAAACATCCTATAGGACCTAGCAGTATAACGCTGTATACAAGAAGCAATTTTAAAGTTACTTCCATTTTCACTATATAAGTTCTTTAGAAGAGTTCATTGCCTGAAAAACCTGCTGTCATGGCAAGTACTTCCAAAAGATTTGTATTCCTTTCTAAATGTACCTCTTCATCCATGAAGTCTTCTGGTCCAAGAACGGTTCTGTCTGCTCTCTTCTGCCGTGATGATACAAAAGCTGAAGGAGTCCatcctttaaagaaattaaaatatctaaTTAAGGTACTGTAAACTGCAACATAATATTTGAAAAGAATTCAAACTTTTCAACCTTACACCTTAAGGGTACATCAAGGGAACACCTACAGAACTACAGTCCAAAAACTCATGGGGAAATAACTTCAACAATACTGTTTCAACTATTTACAGTATGATgaatagcaggggaaaaaaaatgcataatgacAGTTAATTTGTTTACACTAACACTAAATTATGGTAATCAATTAACCCTTCCCAGAGGACAGAAAAATATCTAACCTTCCTTTGTGCCAACAGTGTTAAAGTAACCAGCAGAGAAACCACCAGTAAACGCTCCATGGAAACGCTGATATCGTCCCTTTGCATCTTTAACAGTCTGTTCTTGAAGAGGAACCGGCTTTCTAATTCGTTCACCTACAATCAGATAAATCAGAAACTAAGTCACAACACTGCATAAAGAATGGACTCTCCACTTGCTCcagatgccatttcttctttgCAATTAAGAACTGGATCAAATAGTAGCCACCCTGAAGTGGAAAGCATCAGCAGTTTACATTTATTCTCACCCTGCTTTAAACACTTGTATACACTGTTGATGTACGCTGCTCAAGTAAAAGCATTAAGTGTTCAAATAGAAATCCTAAATTCTAATGAGttccaagaattttttttccactgtgaaagGACACTTTTAGTTATTAAGTATGCAAAACCCCCGACAGCACTTTATCACTTAAGTAATTGTCTTGAGAAATTATACATCAGAAGTGtccaaaactgaaacaaaacacaaagctatCGACTCAGAGATAAACATTTGCACCTTTAAAACCATATTTCTATGAATTAAGTGGCACAGACTCAGGAGTCACAGCTATACATAAGTCCTTGGATGATGTTGAATCTGTCTCATTAATATAAGCACAGGACGTTCACATTAGCGTAACTGTATATACTTGAGCTGTTATACCTGAACTCCACTTTTTTTTGAGGCTTggggaaaggacagaaagaacGACAGGCCCCGAGCTGAACCAGAACCGTGCCGGCACAAACCCTGGGGTACCCCAGGCCCACACCCGCATGCCGAAAAGCCGGTGTAGTGCCGAGAGGCCTTTTTCACGTTCCCGTCGCGGGAAGCCTGCCTGCCTGGTTCCCAGACTGTTTTACCCCGTGGCCCCTCGCCCAGGGCCGGCACCAGCACCCCTCTCGCAGGCCAGCACGGCTGCCAAGGCAGCCCCTACGCCCCACggcagcaggagaaagggaaggcaGGTCTGCGCTGGGCCCACACACCACAGCTTTCCCGAAGTGAAGGCCGTAGGGAGGCGTACAGCAGCCCCGAACCGGGCCCTCCGGGACACCCCGGCCCCAGCGCCTCACGCCGGGCTGCCTCCCGGCCCGCGCTGCTCCCCAGCGCCCGCCGCAAGGAATGCCGGAGGTACCGAGGAGGAGCAAGGCGAGCTCCCTGCGGGCCCTTACCCTCCTGCAGGGGCTGCAGCGCGGTCCCATAGCTCACCAgatcctcctcctcgctgtcaCTGGActccgccgccgccatcttgccgCGACGGTGGCTCGCGCAGGACTGGGCTGCGTCACGTGAGGGAGgcgaggcgccgccgccgccgccgcctgcgctGGGGCGGGAGGAGCGGGAGCTCCGCCGCCGCCATCGGCCCGCTCCTCCCCTCAGGGACCGCCGTTGCGCCCCGCCGGCCGCCAAGCCCAGCGCGGTAGCGAGGACGCCTCTCGGTCCCCGTCGCGGAGGGCATTTCCTGCGGGGAGCTACGGCAAAGCGGGGCGGGCACGGCGGTGACCGGAGCCTGCCGCGGCCGCGCGGCGTCACTCCCGCGCAACCGGCGTCGGTTTAAGAGGTCGCAAACCCCGGCATTTTCAGTGACTCCGGCCAGCCCCTTCGGCCCGGGGAACTGTGTGAATAACGCTGGAAAACGCTACCGTGTGCTGCTCCAAATCAACGGCCCGAAATGCTCTTTGGTGTCTTCAATAACGCTAGAAAGCGTCAAACACTTGATAGTCGATGGCCGTCCCGTCACCTACCTCGGAACGTCAAATGCACCAGATCAGGCCCACTCGCAAAGCGCCTCGGGACTAAGGGCCGGGAAAAGGACAGCAaaaattttctgtgaaacaaattCTGTCTAAATCAAGGTGTAAAGCGAACTCCACCCTGAATCAATATGACCAAGGGAGGTGTGCATTTAACTCAGTGACAGTCTTTTGCAGATAACATGGCAAAATTTGGTTAACCACGTTGTTTTAcgagttgttaaaaaaaaaatgtgcacagGAATCCGTGCAGAAGTCTCTGCATTCAAACCTTTAGTAAAAGAGCTTCATCCCCCAATGCTTTCAGGTACCTCTGCACCTCATTGGGGAGTCTTGTATAATGAGAAAAACTTCCACTGAATGTATTTTATACAAAGAGCACATAAGAACCAATAAATACTCACCAGTAAGACCCAAGTGTTCAAAATCTGGATTTTAATTTTGTGGCTTTTCACGGTGTTATTCATGAGAAACTCATAATGGCGATTTTGATTAATTTGGTTTCTCAAGCTTAGGTTTTACATTAATACTCAGATTCACTAAAAGCACAAtatattataaatttaaaaaacaaacaaaaaacccaaatgaccgcaaacccaaacaaaaccgcTTCATTTTGTGCTGACCATAGATTCTACCAATCCACAACTTTTATAAGCAAGTATCATCAGTTTCTTAAAATCCTTGAAAATAAATCACAACACAGTCTCTAAGAGATGCCTGCCCTTAATAAATAAGACTTCTGCAAGTTTAGTGGCGTATTCTCTAACccagtatttgtgtgtgtttgtatacacAAAACTGGTTTCTTTCACAGTGAAACTACCTGAGTTTCATGTGGTTTCAGGTTTCCATAGGAAATATTTACACGGTTCCGTGCAAATAGGAAGTACTCTGTTTAATTTAGGTCTCCAATCCACTTAAAAACAGTATAGTAGAAGCCACAGACATTTATCTACATGCATTATCTTTTCTCATCATTACTAATTAGTAAGCAGTTAGCTAGAACATATAGTGGCAAAATGAGTTGTTAGCACAGttgctgtttctctttgtttAGGAAATAATTGTTCCTGAATAGTCAATTCTATGTGCCTTTGATTTAACACACAGGCTTAAATAAACCTTTTTTGCACAATGTTAACAGAAAATCTTTTGAGTGTCTTGTCTGTTATGTTCAAAGAGTTGGGCTAATCAAATctcgaagtttttttctctttaagggTTTTATCAGGTTAGAATTTTATTTGCATCCCGGTGGTATTTCCTTCTCCATGGTAAACTCTATCTCCTGTTTATAATTGTTAAACCAGGTGACAATTGCTATTTGTAGCTGTTAAACAAGACTAATTCCAGTGTCTTTTGATAATTGTAATGAAACTAAAATATTAGTAAATCTGGATAgcttatgtttaaaataaattcttttacaGTCATTTggttggtgaaaaaaaaaatctacattttgaaTGAAAGCTCAAATAATTGCTAGTACATTTAATGCTGAAATTGAGCCCCTAAGCCATAGATGGACTTCAGGCTTTAGTTTTGCAATAAATTTTCAACATCTACTTTTGAATTAGCGCGTCAAGAAGGTTGACCATAAAAGTGTCTTCCTATAGATTTTGTTATATTCTTTAAAACCAGTTCCTCAAATAGATAACTTACTGTTATGTGAGTCAATGGAACTTCAGACTAAAAGCAGCATAACTGATACATaaaagaaggaagcaaaaatTTGATTCATTTACAGGGGTgttaaaaacatgttaaaaagggaaaacataagtacagaaagtataaaaatacaatattaaatacactacctttttatttttcaaagcacagcAGAACCAGACAGCTTGACCTCACCTCTGCCTTATCTTGTGTTCAATGGGAATATTCCCCTGAATATTCTTCCTGCCAACACATGGCTACTGTATCAGTTGATGAAAGAGACATGTGAAGTACAGACCCTGAGGCATTGTTTTAGCTTCTACAAAGtgctaattttcattttttaaaacaatgaagagCAAAAAAAAGAGATAACGAATATTGTCCTTAAGTACACAGATTTTTATCTATGGATCTCAGCTAAAGGCAAGGCATTATCTGGGAAAAGTGGTGATGATTTTGCCCATGTTTGGCCTTACATTCTTAATCCCCACTGAAACTGCAATGTCTTATTTCCAATATGATCTCACAGTAGAACAGGCAAAGCACATTAGCTATTCAATAGGAAATGGGATTTTATTTACAGTGAAGATAAAGCTGCAGTTAACATGTGCCCCACACTGTTAATTcaaagaagcagcagtgaaatgCTGTACCTATAGCCAATGATACCATGGCCATCCAAGGCCCTTATCCTCAGTTTGTGTACCATTTTTATACCATTTTGCTATCCCACAGTAAATTTATTGGTAAGGAAACCTTCTACTGGCACTTCTTACTTGCAGTTCCTGTCTGGTCACTTTTCAATTCATCGGTCATAAAATGCAGAACTTCTTTTGTTTATGAGAACACCTTCCCATTCTTTACTCTCAACATTTTCTAACTTGAAAATATCCTACACCTTGTAAACTTGTAACAGTCTACAAGCAGATTCACATAACTATTGCTGCTGTTCCCCCATGCCCTGTTTTTGCCAttctccatctttttttccccaaatacttaTGTGGaaagagttggggggggggtggggtgggcgtggagggggaacagcctatgatcccttttcctctctcctcaccTAAAACTCCCCTACAGTAGCCAGACATTTGCTCATTAAGAACTGCAATCTTCA
Above is a genomic segment from Harpia harpyja isolate bHarHar1 chromosome 9, bHarHar1 primary haplotype, whole genome shotgun sequence containing:
- the GPATCH1 gene encoding G patch domain-containing protein 1 isoform X1, with the protein product MAAAESSDSEEEDLVSYGTALQPLQEGERIRKPVPLQEQTVKDAKGRYQRFHGAFTGGFSAGYFNTVGTKEGWTPSAFVSSRQKRADRTVLGPEDFMDEEDLSEFGIAPKDITTTDDFASKAKDRIKEKARQIAGVVAAIPGTTAFDDLIGPSKITVGVELLRKMGWKEGQGIGPRVKRKPRRQKPDPAVKVYGCALPPGLSEGSEDEEDEYQPENVTFAPKDVMPVDLTPKENVHGLGYKGLDPSQALFGVSGREHLNLFTGGSEDTSNLLGDLRHSKGRKLGITGQAFGVGALEEEDDDIYATETLSKYDTVLKDEEPGDGLYGWTAPKQYKSKKRSEREVKYIGKILDGFSLASKSSTPSKIYPPPDLPRNYRPVHYFRPVIAAGNENYQLQKALEESAGKLESDTTQQSRHALNASQRRERLGETGLKGPAPSVLEYLSEKDRERLKEVKQASEQQMKAKILPQQSRNSRFQPASPDDASQKWQMLLGGQLANAGSSDFKPFARNPEKQKRYESFVKSLKQGEKVDTLEHYLDPSMTEWERGREQEEFFRAAMFYKSSNSTLSSRFTRAKYEDDVDKVEVPRDQENDIDDKETAVKMKMFGKLTRDKFEWHPEKLLCKRFNVPDPYPDSSIVGLPKVKRDKYSVFNFLTLPEPTTSVTQATNEKIQQNNSVNKPKKPSRWDVSDKEKEKKDSISEFISLARSKADVQQQPPLPATEECGTGLSETLPTEVANEEKDQEEESRPSMDLFKAIFVSSSDEKSSSSEEESDDEQQPSTSVTDSETTKQVDLPDSSSSNVQENVAATTDPGVPLLRTSEQELDTTEEFGPKLPPAFSSGPTWQQEPVVPASFPGPSRKEKHRKNREKHKTKREHKHKKEKKKKHKKQKNKGKHKNKKSEKDSSSDTADSSDSLSDIDTTGLSPKELLRRGHSNAISDCCFTSDGHYLCTASWDKSLKIWDVKTEEFRCHEPVSLNEGHEGSVSSCLFSQDASLVVSGGYDKTIAIWDTDAGYKKLSLKGHLDWVTDVAISKNKKWILSASKDSTLRLWNIEKMDHIPSVIEIRKARGSKIAQCEECEKTFLCLQRSDSEMISKCVFCRLSSPVRKILPSPPSVSPDV
- the GPATCH1 gene encoding G patch domain-containing protein 1 isoform X2, whose amino-acid sequence is MAAAESSDSEEEDLVSYGTALQPLQEGERIRKPVPLQEQTVKDAKGRYQRFHGAFTGGFSAGYFNTVGTKEGWTPSAFVSSRQKRADRTVLGPEDFMDEEDLSEFGIAPKDITTTDDFASKAKDRIKEKARQIAGVVAAIPGTTAFDDLIGPSKITVGVELLRKMGWKEGQGIGPRVKRKPRRQKPDPAVKVYGCALPPGLSEGSEDEEDEYQPENVTFAPKDVMPVDLTPKENVHGLGYKGLDPSQALFGVSGREHLNLFTGGSEDTSNLLGDLRHSKGRKLGITGQAFGVGALEEEDDDIYATETLSKYDTVLKDEEPGDGLYGWTAPKQYKSKKRSEREVKYIGKILDGFSLASKSSTPSKIYPPPDLPRNYRPVHYFRPVIAAGNENYQLQKALEESAGKLESDTTQQSRHALNASQRRERLGETGLKGPAPSVLEYLSEKDRERLKEVKQASEQQMKAKILPQQSRNSRFQPASPDDASQKWQMLLGGQLANAGSSDFKPFARNPEKQKRYESFVKSLKQGEKVDTLEHYLDPSMTEWERGREQEEFFRAAMFYKSSNSTLSSRFTRAKYEDDVDKVEVPRDQENDIDDKETAVKMKMFGKLTRDKFEWHPEKLLCKRFNVPDPYPDSSIVGLPKVKRDKYSVFNFLTLPEPTTSVTQATNEKIQQNNSVNKPKKPSRWDVSDKEKEKKDSISEFISLARSKADVQQQPPLPATEECGTGLSETLPTEVANEEKDQEEESRPSMDLFKAIFVSSSDEKSSSSEEESDDEQQPSTSVTDSETTKQVDLPDSSSSNVQENVAATTDPGVPLLRTSEQELDTTEEFGPKLPPAFSSGPTWQQEPVVPASFPGPSRKEKHRKNREKHKTKREHKHKKEKKKKHKKQKNKGKHKNKKSEKDSSSDTADSSDSLSDIDTTGLSPKELLRRGHSNAISDCCFTSDGHYLCTASWDKSLKIWDVKTEEFRCHEPVSLNEGHEGSVSSCLFSQDASLVVSGGYDKTIAIWDTDAGYKKLSLKISCAAVVRTRISNTAA